The DNA segment ACCACACAGCCATCGCTACCGGCACTTTAAGTAATGGACCGTTGCTGCTTAAACCAGATAATGTCATATAGGTACTATTATTTTTTAACTCACTCATTAAATTATTTTTAAAACTTTCTATAAAATGACCAAAATTATTTTCTGTATTTAAATGCTCAGAATTTTTTGCTATAAAATAAACAACGGCTAACCATAGTTCAGGTACACCGCATAATTTTTCCCCAAAAAACAAATCGGCTAATGCATAATGAGTCGCTCGCCGATGCGATGGTTCATTTGAAGTAGATATAAAAGAGGATATAGACTCTCGTGTGATCAGAGATGTTAACGGCTTGTTATTTTTGCAAAGTTCTACCGTCGTATTAAGTCCAACAACCTGATCCAAACGTTTTTTAATTTTAGCGACTAATTCAGAATTTTCTAAAATAGCCAAAGGGTTGCTGATTAAGTAATCTTGATATTGTTTAGAAATATCTTGGAAAACCGGTGGATATTTTTTGACTGTACTACTCGATTGCTCACCACTCTTTTGGTAAGAATTTTTGATATATAATACCGGAAGATCCTCTTCGAATGTGATGGGACATTCGAATCTCACTTCTAAGCTGGATATCTCTTCGACTTCTTCAACCGCTACTTTTTTTACTTCTGGAGCTCGAGTCAACCTATTTGCACTGAGCTGATCAAAGGAATAATCATTTTTCTTATCAAGCAGTGTAAATATTTTTTGGAAATATGCTTCTATTTGTTTTTCAGTTTCGTCAGTTGAATTTTCCAAAAAATTTTTAAGTCCGTTCATAGCAGACTTTTCATCTTTATTTTGCAATGCCAGCATTATACTATCTTGGTTATTCTTAAGCTCGCCAGATTGCTTATTTTCCACCACAACTTGTAGCAAATTTTTTTGTAACTCCACTAACTTATTTCGAAAAATCATATCTTGGTTATTTCGACCTAAATTTTGCAATGTTAATTCATTTAAGAAACTAGACGCTTGTTTAAGAAAAAACTCAGGTTTGCCCCAATATTTTTCTATTTGAGACAAGGCGGGTTTTAAAATTTGACGTGTTATCTCTTCATTAATCTTGATTTCACAATCCATCCCTCCATCCGGTATCCGTTCTGCGCGCATGAACGGCGCTGAGACTGACAGGTTCATATTGTCTTTAGGACCAATAAAAAAAACCTTGAGTTGTTTAATTTTAATAATTTTTTTTTCTAAAAGTCGATCACAACGCCCCACTTCTTTTTCTCCTACCTGACCATCGGTAAAGATACTTAAAATAATTCCCTCTTTATCTGGTACTAAATGTTGAATAAAAGTGTCTGGTTTAGTGCCTCCATAGCCCTTGCCTTGCTTAGCCTTGATTAGGGCCTGTGCTTGACTCACCACTTCAGGATTCTCTCTATCATCCCAAAAAATAAATTGTGTATCCTCAGGATTTATATTAGATATGTAATCCTCAATACTTTGCCAATATTTTTTATTTCCGTCATTCCATGAAATATTGGTAGAACCGGAATAATCAATTGCAATGACATTTTTTTTTGGCATAAAATTCTCATTTTTAATAAAAAAATCTTTTAATTTCAAAGTAGATAGTAATCCACATTTATTTAAATATCTTAGCATTGGCTAGCTCAAAAGTAATATATGCTTTTAAGTAATAAAAAATCATTACAAATAATACTTAAATAGGATATGCACTCTACAGGTAACTTATCGAGTCAACTCAAGCTTTTGAGATTTATAAAAAATTAGTGTATGGTTTTGTAGTAGGTCTATTCTATGTAAGCTTTAAACTAATAACATGATCTTTTTTAGGTTATTGTTATGCGCAGCAGTCATCTCTATTTACCCACGCTCGAAGAAGCACCGGCCGATGCCGAAATCAATTTCTTTAGCGCGGGTTCTTTACACGACAATCGGTCAAAGGTTCTTCGCTGAAACTCTGTACCGTATCAAAAGTATGCCCGCAGGCCTTACATTGATATTCAGAAATTGGTGCATAGGTACCTCAATTATTTTTTCAGCCGTGGTTGGTATTATAAAGACAGCAGATAAATACGGTTATCCCTTACACGCTGTCAGGATATCTAAGACGCATTTTAATCTAGTGTGTAGACTTTGGCCAGAGTGTAAGCTTGAGAAAAGCATCCGTGCTTTTCTTTGCTTATTTTTAAGGACTTGTAGAGAAAGCGTTTAAACCCTTTGATAAATCTTCTACTGAAGTATTTACGAGCCTAGAAGGATGAAAGAAATTAAAATGATATGGCTGCGATGGATTCGCAATATACACACCTTCACTAACAAGCGGTCCATTCATAAAAAAATCAGCTAATTTTTCGAGTAATGTATTAATCGCTTTACATAGATTATTAATAAATTGCTGATTAGAATAAGGTAACTGCATTAATTGGAGTGGTAATTTTTCTAGATGTCCTTGGAGTTCGCGAAAAATTTCTTTTTCAGCTGGAGTATAGAATTCTTTATCATTGATTAGCTGATTAAGTTCCGATTTAGTATTATTTATACTTGCAATTAATATTTGAGTTTCAACAGATAGATCATCAAAAATCTTATCAAGAGATTGATTTATATTGTCTATATCAGTAATTATTTTTTCTAAGAATTCTTTTTTATTCCGGTCCTCAAAGCTCTCATACAATGGATTTTCTACATCAACATTATCCTCAAACATAGCGACCTACCTTTTTTCTACCTAATAAGTTAAAATTTATCTTTAAAATGACTGAACTTCTCATGCACTTTATGAGTATAACAAAAAATGAAAATAAACGCTTGAAACAAATCCATTGAATGTAATTACTCGTTGGAAAAATTCACTTTATCAAGATAAAAATAACTCTGATTTTGCAGTCATACTATTCTCGTGTAAGCTTTAGCAAAAGTATGCTCATTTTTAATAAAGGCTAGATATTATGCGCAGCAGTCATCTTTATTTACCCACGCTCAAAGAAGCACCGGCCGATGCCGAAGTCAAAAGCCATCAACTGATGCTACGCGCGGGTATGATCCGTAAATTAGCTTCTGGAATTTATACCTGGCTGCCATTGGGTTTACGCGTATTACGCAAAGTCGAAAGCATCGTGCGCGAAGAAATGAATCGCATCCATGGTCAAGAGGTACTGATGCCCAATCTGCAACCGGCTGAGCTTTGGCAAGAATCGGAACGCTGGGATGCGTATGGACCGGAATTACTGCGTATTACTGACAGACATCAACGTTGGTTTTGTTTTGGCCCTACACATGAAGAAGTCATTACCAGTTTAGTACGTAACGAAGTACGTAGTTATAAACAACTCCCGCTCATTTTTTATCAAATACAAACTAAGTTTCGTGATGAAATTCGTCCACGTTTTGGAGTCATGCGCGCGCGTGAATTTATTATGAAGGACGCTTATTCGTTTCATCGCGATAAAGCTTCATTGGCTGAAACCTATCAGGTCATGCATGATAGTTATTGTCGAATTTTCACACGCTTAGGATTAAAGTTTCGTGCCGTCTTAGCCGATACCGGTAACATCGGCGGCAGTCAATCCCAAGAATTTCAAGTATTAGCGCAAACCGGCGAAGATCAAATTTTTTATAGCGATAGCAGTGATTATGCCGCAAATGCTGAACTTGCAGAAAGTTTAGTTACCGATCAACGCCCTGCTCCTAGCGCTGCACTCGAGAAAGTAAAAACTCCCGGTACAAAAACCATTGCCAAAGTGTGTGAGTTTTTAAAAATAGATCCGCAACATTGCGTCAAGTTATTAATGGTAAAAGGAAAGAAAGATCCTTTAATTGGTCTTATACTCCGCGGTGATCACGAATTAAATCCCACTAAGCTGGCGAAAATACTAGAGATCGCACATCCAATCACATTTGCTGAAGAAACAGACATCTTAACTTTAACTGGAGCCCCTGTTGGTTATTTAGGTCCAGTCGGTCTATCGATACCGTTAATTGTCGATCGATCCGCTGCTGTACTTGCCAATTTTGTCTGTGGCGCTAATGAAGAAGGTTTTCATTACACTAACGTTAATTGGGAACGTGATTGTCCACTTCCCTCAATAGCAGATTTACGCCAAGTACAAGTCGGTGATCCGAGTCCGGATGGAAAAGGACATTTAAAAATGGAACGTGGTATCGAAGTCGGCCATATTTTCCAGTTAGGTAATAAATACTCTCGCGCCATGGATGCTAACTTTACCACCGAAGATGGTAACCAACTCCCCATGGAAATGGGCTGCTATGGCATTGGTGTATCACGTATCGTCGGTGCCGCTATCGAACAAAACCATGATGAACAAGGTATCATTTGGCCCGACGCCATGGCTCCGTTTCAAGTGGTGATAGTACCAATTGCTTATCACCGATCTGGATTGGTAAAACAAGCTGCCGATGCCCTTTATCTACAGCTGAGCGAAGCAGGCATGGATGTTCTATTAGATGATCGCGCAGAGCGTCCCGGTTTGCTGTTTGCTGATAATGACCTGATTGGCATCCCGCATCGTTTGGTCATCAGTGAAAAAACTTTACAAGATAAAGTCGTTTCCTACAAAGCTCGAACTGAAAAAAATGAACAAATGCTAACCATTCACAGCATCTTAAATTTTTTGCAAAAAAAGTTAACTTTATAAAAACTCTTCAATAATATTAATCAGTAAAAACTACTCACATTTTTTTATTTAATTAAAGCGGGGAAAAGTAAGTGAACTATTGGCTAATGAAATCTGAACCCACATGTTTTAGCATACAGGATCTAGCCAAGCGTCCTCAACAAACTGAACCCTGGGATGGTGTACGAAATTATCAAGCACGAAATTTTTTGCAAGCGATGAAAAAAGGCGATCAGGCTTTTTTTTATCATTCGAGTTGTCCTACGCCAGGTATTGTTGGCATGATAAAAATAGTGAATGCCGCTTATCCAGATAAAACGGCCTTGCAGATAGATGATCATCATTATGATCCTAAAAGTTCAGTCAGTAAGCCGCGTTGGGTTAGCGTTGATGTACAATTAATACGAATTTTTAAATCGATTATTTCTTTAGAAGATTTAAAAACCCAAACTGCGCTAAAAGGAATGCGTTTATTACAAAAAGGAAACCGATTATCGGTTATGCCGCTAACACCCTTCGAATGGCAACATATTATGGCTCGAGAACATAACCTATAAATTTAAGCATTCGAGCTCTATTTAAAATCATTGCTATTTAATATAATGATCTCTACTCCAAGTACAAGTTGAGTGACAACACAACCAAAAATTCAAGTGCGAAAAATAGTTACTCATAGCAATAGGATTTTTAGCAAGGCGTCGTGATAATGAGCAATCGGAATGTATGAGTGATACATGAGGATTGCGATCTGCGCGATACACAGACAATGTCAAGTGCGAAGAGTAAAATATAAAAATAATAATTAACTTAGGGAAAAGTAAATATGTCTATTACTAATTGGCCTGCAAAGGAACGTCCACGTGAAAAATTAATCTCTCAGGGTGCCGCTTTTTTATCTGACGCTGAACTATTAGCATTATTCGTTCGTACCGGTGTCCGCGGAAAAACTGCCATAGACATTAGTCGCGATCTCCTGTTGCAATTTGGGGGCTTACGTTACATTGTTGCGGCCAGTTTGGAACAATTCTCAAAGACACTCGGTTTAGGTCTGGCAAAATACGTCCAAATTCAAGCTGCTAAAGAATTAGCAACTCGCTGTTTGCAAGAAAATCTCGAACAGCGTACTACCTTTGAAAATCCACACGATGTCTATCACTATTTAACGCACAAGCTGAGAGCTTACCCTTATGAAGTCTTTAGCTGTTTATTTTTGGATAATGCTCATCGCTTTATTCATTTTAAAGAACTTTTTCATGGTAGTATTAACGAAGCGGCCGTATACCCTCGCGAACTTGTCAGGCAGGTATATCAACATAATGCCGCAGCGGTCATTTTGGCACACAATCACCCATCTGGTATTGCAAAACCCAGTGAAGCAGATAAAAGGATTACACAAGAAATTAAATCTATTTTAGCGGCGATTGATGTACGCCTTTTAGACCATATCATTATCGGAGAAGGCTCCATAACCTCTTTTGCCACACAAGGTTTGTTGTAAATCTTTTGACAGTTTGCTGCATTTTTGGTATAAAAGCGGGCATTCTATTAAGATAATCTGCATTGGGGACTATTATATGGCTAGGGTCTGTCAGGTAACGGGTAAAAAACCCATGGTGGGACACAATGTATCTCACTCTAACCGAAAAACTAAACGTCGTTTTCAGATTAACCTACACGTTCGTCGCCTTTGGGTGGCTACAGAAAAACGCTTTGTTAAATTAAGAATAACGGCAGATGGTCTGCGTACTATTCAGAAGCAAGGCATTGATAAAGTACTGGCTACGCTACGTCAGCGTGGCGAAAAAGTTTAAACGGGAAAAAAGCACATCATGCGTGATAAAATTAAATTAAAGTCTACGGCCAGCGCTTATTACTATACAACCAGTAAAAATAAGAAAGCCACACCGAATAAATTAAAATTTAAAAAATACGATCCCATCACCCGCAAACATGAAATGTTTGAAGAAGATAAGATTAAATAGTTATCTCCATCCATTTAAGCCTACGAAAATGAATCCGTTTATTTAGCAGGCTTATTTTATATCTCATTTCCTGAAAATTAACGCTCATTCATGCTTAGTTTCCGGACGCATCAATGGAAACAAAATAACGTCTCGAATCGAAGCTGAATCGGTAAATAACATCGCTAATCGATCAATACCTATTCCCTCTCCGGCGGTGGGTGGTAGACCATATTCCAATGCTTGAATATAGTCTTCATCATAAGCCATTGCTTCTAGATCACCCGCAGATTTGGCTAAACTTTGCTGTTTGAACCGCGCTGCTTGATCTTCTGGATCATTTAACTCAGAAAATCCATTTGCCAATTCTCGACCACCGATATAGAGTTCAAAACGATCCGCTAATTGTGGATTTTCATTATTACGTCTAGCCAAAGGCGAAACATCAATAGGATACTCAGTAATAAACGTAGGTTGCTTTAATTTTTGCTCCACTGTTTCTTCAAACACAGCAAACTGCAATTGTCCGATAGAATCACTTACTGGAATCTTCAAATCAGAGGCAATTTTTTGCAAGGATGCTAATACAGTAATATCTTGCAGGTGCCACTGCGGATTATATTCAAGTATGGCTTTAATTACGCTTAAACGTTTAAACGGCTTGGACAAATCATAGGTTTCACCCTGATAAGTCAATTGTTCGGTATCCAAAATAGTTTGTGCTAACTCGCGAATTAATTGTTCAGTTAAATCCATTAAATCATGATAATCAGCATAAGCTTGGTAAAATTCCAGCATTGTAAACTCAGGATTATGTCGAGTCGAAAGACCCTCGTTACGAAAATTACGGTTTATCTCAAAAACTTTTTCCATTCCACCCACAACTAAGCGTTTTAAATGTAATTCTGGCGCTACACGCAGAAATAATTCCATATCTAAAGCGTTGTGATGGGTGATAAACGGTCTTGCCACTGCACCACCAGGTAAAACATGCATCATCGGCGTTTCTACTTCAACAAAACCCCGCTGGTTTAAAAACTGACGAATCCCGCTGATCAGTTGAGAACGAATTTGAAAGGTTTTTCGCGTTTTTTCGTTGGTAATCAAATCTAAATAACGTTGTCGATAACGTTGTTCCTTATCCGATTCTGAAAGCCCATGAAATTTATCCGGTAAAGGACGTAAAGATTTACTTAATAAATAAATTTTTTCAGTCTTAATGGAAAGTTGCTTGGTTTTAGTACGAAATAATACGCCGATAATGCCAACAATATCTCCCAAATCCAAACGTTTAACTGCTTCAAATTCTTCTAATCCAATAGCGTCTTGTTTGACATAGACTTGTATTTTGCCAGACATATCTTGAATATCGAGAAATAAACTTTTACCCATATCGCGCTTTAACATAATCCGACCTGCAAGACGCACGGTCTGATTTTTTTGCTGTAATAGTTCAGTATCAGCTTGTTCATATTGGCTATATAAATCAGCAGCTAAACTATCCCGACGAAAATGATTCGGGTAAGCCTCTTTGCTGCTGCGTAATTCGTTTAATTTTGCCAAACGTTGCGAAAATAAATCTTCAGCATTATTCGTTATCGTTACTTTTTCATGGCTCATGATGTTGTTTCCAAACTTACAGATTTTTAAGCATCCTAGTTTAGCAGATGATGGTAAGGAAAAAGCAATCCTTTACAAGCCTGCTTTTAAACTCGCCAATAAAAAAAGATTTATTCCTCCATCAAGTACCACTTGAACATTGTGTGTTTCGACACCCGTGCGTAAATCTTTAATGCGCGCATCATCTAAAACATAAGAACGTATCTGGCTGCCCCAACCGATATCTCGTTTCAAAGACTCTTGACTTTGTTTTTCTTCAGCGCGCTTGCGCATTTCCAACTCGTATAATTTAGCACGTAATTGTTTCATCGCTTGATCGCGATTTTTATGTTGCGAACGATCACTTTGTGATTGCACCACCACACCACTAGGGATATGCGTGATACGCACTGCCGAATCAGTACGATTAACATGTTGTCCGCCTGCACCACTAGCTCGATAGGTATCAACACGTAAATCGGCTGGATTAATCTGTATATCAATAGATTCATCTACTTCTGGCGATATAAACACAGCTGCAAAGGAAGTATGTCGGCGTTTATTGGAGTCGAAAGGTGATAAACGCACTAAGCGATGTACACCCGTTTCGGTACGTAACCAACCATAAGCATATTCACCTTCGAATTTAATCGTAGCACTTTTTATTCCAGCTACGTCGCCGGCAGAGACTTCTATTAAATCAACTTTAAAATGATTTTGCTCTCCCCAACGCAGGTACATACGTAATAACATTTCTGCCCAATCCTGTGCTTCAGTGCCACCAGAACCGGATTGTATTTCCAAATACGCAGAATTTTTATCTAATTCGCGCGGAAACATCCGCCTGAATTCGAGTTGTTCTAAACGCGTTTCCAGTAATTGCAATTCTTGAGGTAAGGTCGCTAAAAGATCGTGAGCATTTTCAGTTAAAGCTAACTCATAGAGATCGTTAATATCACTTAATCCTTTTTCTAATTGCTGAAAGGTATCAACTATCTGCTGCAATTGCGCACGTTCTTTGCCTAATTGTTGAGCTTTTTCAGGATGATTCCAAATGTTTGGATCCTGTAATTCATGATCTAACTCTTGGAGTTGTTCAAGTTTGGTGGGATAGTCAAAGATACCTCCGTAATTCCATACTACGGTTTTCAAGTTCTTTGACTTTTTGAATAATAGGTGCGGTTTCAAACATAAAAAAAGAGGTGAACTAAATAAAAATTATTTTGTTGGCAACTTAATTTAATCTTTTTTGTGTCGAAAACCCAGCTAAACTAATCGCAAATTTCCGTAAGGCATACACGCCGGTTGCCTCCGCTTGCTTGCACCAATCCTGTAAAGCTTCTAATAGCTCGCGTTGCGTCGCTGTCGTACGACCCCAAATCGCCTGGAGTTTAAGACGGTATTGGTATACTAAGGCTAACATATGATGATTATCCATTACTTCAGCAATCTGCTGTTTACCTTCTTCGTTTAACAAAGACTCGGTACGAATTAATGCAACCTTAGCGCGCTTTAATAACGCTTTACTGCTCGTATTCGCTTTTAATTTTTCTTCCTGTAACACGGGTAATAACACTTCGCGACTATAACGCGCCAATACTTGAAAACGATTGGTAATCAATGCCGCTAAGGTATCCGAATCAATCGATGATTTACCGGGAATATTCTCAAGTTTTGGTGATATCCGTTTAACCTTAGATAAACCTAAAAATTGTAATAAGCGAATATAAACCCAACCCAAATCAAACTCCCACCATTTGACCGAAAATTTAGCGGAGGTTGGAAAGGTATGATGATTATTATGTAATTCTTCACCCCCAATAAAGGCGCCTAATGGAATGATGTTGCGCGCCGCATCAGGGCATTCAAAGTTTCGGTAACCCCAATAGTGGCCAATACCATTCACGACACCCGCTGCAAAGAAAGGTATCCAAGCCATCTGTAAGGCCCAAATGCTAATCCCAGGAATACCAAATAAAACCAGATCAATAACAAACATTAGCGCAATACCTGCCGCACTATGTTTAGTATAAACATGTTGCTCTAACCAGTCATCGGGTGTCCCTTGACCATAACGGTCCATCGTATCCTGATTTTTCGCTTCGGCGCGATACAG comes from the Rickettsiella endosymbiont of Rhagonycha lignosa genome and includes:
- a CDS encoding FmdB family zinc ribbon protein produces the protein MSEYQCKACGHTFDTVQSFSEEPLTDCRVKNPR
- a CDS encoding proline--tRNA ligase, which produces MRSSHLYLPTLKEAPADAEVKSHQLMLRAGMIRKLASGIYTWLPLGLRVLRKVESIVREEMNRIHGQEVLMPNLQPAELWQESERWDAYGPELLRITDRHQRWFCFGPTHEEVITSLVRNEVRSYKQLPLIFYQIQTKFRDEIRPRFGVMRAREFIMKDAYSFHRDKASLAETYQVMHDSYCRIFTRLGLKFRAVLADTGNIGGSQSQEFQVLAQTGEDQIFYSDSSDYAANAELAESLVTDQRPAPSAALEKVKTPGTKTIAKVCEFLKIDPQHCVKLLMVKGKKDPLIGLILRGDHELNPTKLAKILEIAHPITFAEETDILTLTGAPVGYLGPVGLSIPLIVDRSAAVLANFVCGANEEGFHYTNVNWERDCPLPSIADLRQVQVGDPSPDGKGHLKMERGIEVGHIFQLGNKYSRAMDANFTTEDGNQLPMEMGCYGIGVSRIVGAAIEQNHDEQGIIWPDAMAPFQVVIVPIAYHRSGLVKQAADALYLQLSEAGMDVLLDDRAERPGLLFADNDLIGIPHRLVISEKTLQDKVVSYKARTEKNEQMLTIHSILNFLQKKLTL
- a CDS encoding EVE domain-containing protein, translating into MKSEPTCFSIQDLAKRPQQTEPWDGVRNYQARNFLQAMKKGDQAFFYHSSCPTPGIVGMIKIVNAAYPDKTALQIDDHHYDPKSSVSKPRWVSVDVQLIRIFKSIISLEDLKTQTALKGMRLLQKGNRLSVMPLTPFEWQHIMAREHNL
- the radC gene encoding RadC family protein translates to MSITNWPAKERPREKLISQGAAFLSDAELLALFVRTGVRGKTAIDISRDLLLQFGGLRYIVAASLEQFSKTLGLGLAKYVQIQAAKELATRCLQENLEQRTTFENPHDVYHYLTHKLRAYPYEVFSCLFLDNAHRFIHFKELFHGSINEAAVYPRELVRQVYQHNAAAVILAHNHPSGIAKPSEADKRITQEIKSILAAIDVRLLDHIIIGEGSITSFATQGLL
- the rpmB gene encoding 50S ribosomal protein L28, which encodes MARVCQVTGKKPMVGHNVSHSNRKTKRRFQINLHVRRLWVATEKRFVKLRITADGLRTIQKQGIDKVLATLRQRGEKV
- the rpmG gene encoding 50S ribosomal protein L33, with translation MRDKIKLKSTASAYYYTTSKNKKATPNKLKFKKYDPITRKHEMFEEDKIK
- the lysS gene encoding lysine--tRNA ligase, with translation MSHEKVTITNNAEDLFSQRLAKLNELRSSKEAYPNHFRRDSLAADLYSQYEQADTELLQQKNQTVRLAGRIMLKRDMGKSLFLDIQDMSGKIQVYVKQDAIGLEEFEAVKRLDLGDIVGIIGVLFRTKTKQLSIKTEKIYLLSKSLRPLPDKFHGLSESDKEQRYRQRYLDLITNEKTRKTFQIRSQLISGIRQFLNQRGFVEVETPMMHVLPGGAVARPFITHHNALDMELFLRVAPELHLKRLVVGGMEKVFEINRNFRNEGLSTRHNPEFTMLEFYQAYADYHDLMDLTEQLIRELAQTILDTEQLTYQGETYDLSKPFKRLSVIKAILEYNPQWHLQDITVLASLQKIASDLKIPVSDSIGQLQFAVFEETVEQKLKQPTFITEYPIDVSPLARRNNENPQLADRFELYIGGRELANGFSELNDPEDQAARFKQQSLAKSAGDLEAMAYDEDYIQALEYGLPPTAGEGIGIDRLAMLFTDSASIRDVILFPLMRPETKHE
- the prfB gene encoding peptide chain release factor 2 (programmed frameshift), which encodes MFETAPIIQKVKELENRSMELRRYLDYPTKLEQLQELDHELQDPNIWNHPEKAQQLGKERAQLQQIVDTFQQLEKGLSDINDLYELALTENAHDLLATLPQELQLLETRLEQLEFRRMFPRELDKNSAYLEIQSGSGGTEAQDWAEMLLRMYLRWGEQNHFKVDLIEVSAGDVAGIKSATIKFEGEYAYGWLRTETGVHRLVRLSPFDSNKRRHTSFAAVFISPEVDESIDIQINPADLRVDTYRASGAGGQHVNRTDSAVRITHIPSGVVVQSQSDRSQHKNRDQAMKQLRAKLYELEMRKRAEEKQSQESLKRDIGWGSQIRSYVLDDARIKDLRTGVETHNVQVVLDGGINLFLLASLKAGL
- a CDS encoding DesA family fatty acid desaturase, which encodes MLYGVLNLSFWGYVVALLILTHITIVGVTVYLHRSQAHRALELHPAICHFFRFWIWLTTGMETKKWVSIHRKHHAKCETEEDPHSPQTRGIKKVFFEGAELYRAEAKNQDTMDRYGQGTPDDWLEQHVYTKHSAAGIALMFVIDLVLFGIPGISIWALQMAWIPFFAAGVVNGIGHYWGYRNFECPDAARNIIPLGAFIGGEELHNNHHTFPTSAKFSVKWWEFDLGWVYIRLLQFLGLSKVKRISPKLENIPGKSSIDSDTLAALITNRFQVLARYSREVLLPVLQEEKLKANTSSKALLKRAKVALIRTESLLNEEGKQQIAEVMDNHHMLALVYQYRLKLQAIWGRTTATQRELLEALQDWCKQAEATGVYALRKFAISLAGFSTQKRLN